A region from the Vicia villosa cultivar HV-30 ecotype Madison, WI linkage group LG3, Vvil1.0, whole genome shotgun sequence genome encodes:
- the LOC131658251 gene encoding uncharacterized protein LOC131658251, which translates to MTDSDTSSSPNPSPKRTTMADQQKNRSFQQDMLDPYYKHPSDNLGLTIVTPPLNNNNFNSWSRSLKLALMSKNKLRFIDGTLILPAATNPNFVLWNRCNNMVMAWITNSIDKDISESVLWIDSAKEIWDELHERYHQGDIFRISDLQEEIYAQKQGDQSITQYFTTLKKLWQEFDNFRPLPSCQCEPVCHCNLLPTIKTYRDNDYVILFLKGLNDQYAPVRSQIMLMSPLPNVNKVFSMLIQQERQTSTPVPDEKLIAQVQQQQSSKGRPSEANTKPPYNPKSKGIKICTYCNKPGHTIEVCFKKHGLPPYLKKANIALAASDDSNTEEGNSAASEDTTDSFTFTAEQQRALLALIQQTTASPAPNIQHLQTSTATH; encoded by the coding sequence ATGACCGATTCAGATACATCCTCTTCCCCAAATCCATCACCTAAACGCACCACCATGGCAGACCAACAGAAGAATCGATCTTTTCAACAAGATATGCTTGATCCATATTATAAGCATCCCAGTGACAATCTTGGGTTAACCATTGTTACCCCTCCTCttaacaacaacaatttcaattCTTGGTCAAGATCTTTGAAGCTCGCACTCATGTCAAAGAACAAATTACGGTTCATTGATGGAACCCTAATTCTCCCTGCAGCCACCAATCCTAATTTTGTTCTCTGGAATCGCTGCAACAACATGGTCATGGCATGGATTACAAACTCCATAGACAAAGATATCTCTGAAAGCGTTCTTTGGATCGATTCAGCCAAAGAAATTTGGGACGAACTCCATGAAAGATACCATCAAGGCGACATTTTTCGTATCTCCGATCTTCAAGAAGAAATTTATGCCCAAAAGCAAGGTGACCAATCTATTACTCAATACTTCACCACACTGAAAAAGTTATGGCAAGAATTTGATAATTTCAGACCTTTACCAAGTTGCCAATGTGAACCTGTGTGTCACTGCAACCTCTTACCTACCATCAAAACATATCGTGACAACGACTATGTCATCCTTTTTCTCAAAGGACTCAACGACCAATATGCTCCTGTAAGGTCTCAAATCATGCTCATGAGTCCTCTCCCCAATGTCAACAAAGTATTCTCTATGCTCATTCAACAAGAACGACAAACATCCACTCCTGTTCCAGACGAAAAGCTCATAGCTCAAGTCCAACAGCAACAATCCTCGAAAGGGCGTCCAAGTGAAGCTAACACAAAACCTCCCTACAACCCAAAATCAAAAGGAATAAAAATCTGCACATATTGCAACAAACCGGGTCATACAATTGAGGTTTGCTTCAAAAAGCATGGACTCCCACCTTATCTCAAAAAGGCCAACATTGCTTTGGCTGCCTCTGATGATTCAAACACTGAAGAAGGTAACTCTGCTGCATCTGAGGATACAACTGACTCGTTCACTTTTACTGCTGAACAACAAAGAGCCCTTCTAGCATTGATTCAGCAAACTACTGCATCCCCTGCACCCAACATCCAACACCTTCAAACTAGCACTGCTACACATTAA